From the genome of Longispora fulva:
GCGGCCGCAGACCAGGCACTCGGCCCGTCCCTGGCCACGGTCCTCGCCTTCACCCAGGTGCTGTACGACGCGACCGTGCACGGCCCCCGCCGCCTCCCCCGCCTCCTGCTGTGGACCGGGGCCGCCGTCGCCGCCGGGACCGCCGTGGTCGCCGTCGCGGTCACCGGCGACATCAGGGCCTCGCTGGTCGGGTTGACCTCGGCGCTGGTCCTGGTGTTGCCGGTCGAGTCGGGGGTGATCGTGCGCCAGCACCGCGACGAGGCCGCCGCCGAACGGGACCGCACCGCCCAGGTCGCGCGGCTCGCCGAACTCGACCACCGCCAGGCCGTGCACGCCGAGCGGTCCCGGATGGCACGTGAGCTGCACGACGTCGTCGCCAACCACCTGTCGGTCATCGCCCTGCACGCCACCGGTGGCCTGGCCCTGCCCGCCGCCGACCCGGAAGCGACCCGCCGGGTACTGGGCGTCGTGCGGGAGAACGCCGTCGCCGGGCTCGCGGAGATGCGACACCTCGTCGCGGTCCTGCGAGAGGAGCCCGGGGACCTGGTCGTGCCGGGACTCGGCGGGCTGCCGGCGCTGCTCGACCGGGCCGGGGCGACCCTGCGCACCTCCGGGACCGTCCGGCGGGTGCCGGTGGCGGTGGACTTCGCGGCGTACCGGATCGTGCAGGAGTCCCTCACCAACGCGCTCAAGCACGCCGGGACGCCGCCGACCGTGACCGTGACGTACGAACCCGACGCCGTGCGGGTCGAGGTGGACAACCCGCTCGGGGCGTCGTCCGGGGTACCGTCCGGCGGCGCGGGTCTGGTCGGCATGCGCGAACGGGCCACACTGTTGGGAGCGACGTTCGAGGCGGGACCGGAGGGGGGCGCATGGCGGGTACTGGTCCGGCTGCCGACCTGATCCGGGTGGTGCTCGCCGACGACCAGCCGGCCGTGCGCGCCGGCCTGGCTCTCGTGCTGTCCGCCGCGCCGGACATCGAGGTGGTCGGCGAGGCCGGTGACGGCGAGGAGGCCGTGGCGCTGGCCACCCGGCTGTCCCCGGACGTGGTGGTCATGGACGTGCGGATGCCCCGCCTCGACGGCATCGCCGCGACCGGACGCCTGGCCGGGATCGCCGACGTCCTGGTCCTGACGACCTTCGACCTCGACGAGTACGTGTTCGGCGCGCTCCGGGCCGGCGCCGCCGGGTTCCTGCTCAAGGACACCGACGCCGACGGACTGATCGGGGCCGTGCGGCTCGTCGCGCGCGGCGAGGGCCTGATCGACCCCCAGGTGACCCGCGCCCTGATCGCCGCCTTCGCCCGCCGGCCGGCCCCGCCGCCGTCCACGGCGCTGGACGCGCTGACGGTCCGGGAGCGCGAGGTGCTGTCCGGACTCGCCGGCGGGCTGTCCAACGCCGAGATCGGGGCGCGGCTCGCGATCGCCGAGGCGACGACGAAGGTGCACGTGAGCCGGGTACTGGCCAAACTCGCTCTGCGCAGCCGGGTCCAAGCCGCAGTGCTGGCCCGGGAACTCGGCGTGCCGCCGCTCGCAATTCACCCGTAACCGCCCTCAGGTCGCCGGTGGCCTGGGAGAATCTCGTCTCATGCTGACGGGTGGCGGGGCCACGGGAAAACGCGCGCGGGCGACGTCGCGCAGGGAGTCGGGCCGGGTCGTCCGCCCGTTGGTCGGCGCGGCGGTCGCCGTGCTGGCCGCCCTCGGCACGGCCGGCCCCGTGGCGGGAGCGTCGGTCCCGCCGCCGAGGCCGATGGTCTTCGCCCAGGACGGGGACGTCTTCCTCACCGACCGGACCGGCACGTTCCGGATCACCACCGGAGGCGGCAATACGTGGCCCCGGATCTCGCCCGACCACGGCCGGATCGCCTACACCCACGCCGGCGACGTGTGGATCGCCGACGTGTCCGACCCTGGCGGACACATCTCCTTCCTCCAGGTCTCGCACGACGGGCGGGCCGGTGGCGCGGCGTGGAGTCCGCGCGGCGACCGGCTGGCCTACCGGACCGGTACGGCGCACCAGGGGACCGTCGTCCTGGCGAACGTGCCGGCCCCGACCCGGCGGGAACGCGGCACCGGCGCGCCGCGCGAGCAGGTGGCGGCCCGGGCCGGGGCCAGCCGCGCGGACGGCTGGTCGGAACTCCGGGAGGCCAACACGGTGGCGTGGTCGCCGGACGGCACGTCCCTCGCGTACCCCGGCGGCGAGTGTTCGGTCACCTTCGACGACTGCCTCAGCGTGCTGGACCTCGGCACCGGGGCGGAGTCCACTGTCGTGGGCTTCGGCGGGGCCCGGCAGGGGTTCGCCACCACGCCGTCGTGGTCGGCCGACTCCCACCGGCTGTACTTCACCCGGCAGGTCCAGGCCGGACCGGTGACCTCGATGGCGTACGACCTGGTCGGGCGGACGACGTGGCAGATCGGCGCGGACGGGGACGCCACGCCGGTTCCCCTCGGCAACGGCCGCTTCCTCGTCACCTCCGGCGCGGGCACCGTCACCTACCTGCCCGGCGACGGCAGCCGCCAGGCGCTCGCCCCCGGCTCCCAACCCGACTGGCGACCCAAGAGCACCTGAGCATGCCTACTCAGGCACCCCCTCGGGGATCCAACGGCACGCTCGCCGCCGCGCGCCGCTGGTGCGAGGTCACGTCCACCGACTACGTGCCG
Proteins encoded in this window:
- a CDS encoding TolB family protein, which produces MLTGGGATGKRARATSRRESGRVVRPLVGAAVAVLAALGTAGPVAGASVPPPRPMVFAQDGDVFLTDRTGTFRITTGGGNTWPRISPDHGRIAYTHAGDVWIADVSDPGGHISFLQVSHDGRAGGAAWSPRGDRLAYRTGTAHQGTVVLANVPAPTRRERGTGAPREQVAARAGASRADGWSELREANTVAWSPDGTSLAYPGGECSVTFDDCLSVLDLGTGAESTVVGFGGARQGFATTPSWSADSHRLYFTRQVQAGPVTSMAYDLVGRTTWQIGADGDATPVPLGNGRFLVTSGAGTVTYLPGDGSRQALAPGSQPDWRPKST
- a CDS encoding sensor histidine kinase produces the protein MRRDLLTSGFVAAGGFGLWMLGAYDLRLGPSWSLLAPLAVMAVAVGLGRVAPVTAVLLGTVAAAADQALGPSLATVLAFTQVLYDATVHGPRRLPRLLLWTGAAVAAGTAVVAVAVTGDIRASLVGLTSALVLVLPVESGVIVRQHRDEAAAERDRTAQVARLAELDHRQAVHAERSRMARELHDVVANHLSVIALHATGGLALPAADPEATRRVLGVVRENAVAGLAEMRHLVAVLREEPGDLVVPGLGGLPALLDRAGATLRTSGTVRRVPVAVDFAAYRIVQESLTNALKHAGTPPTVTVTYEPDAVRVEVDNPLGASSGVPSGGAGLVGMRERATLLGATFEAGPEGGAWRVLVRLPT
- a CDS encoding response regulator is translated as MAGTGPAADLIRVVLADDQPAVRAGLALVLSAAPDIEVVGEAGDGEEAVALATRLSPDVVVMDVRMPRLDGIAATGRLAGIADVLVLTTFDLDEYVFGALRAGAAGFLLKDTDADGLIGAVRLVARGEGLIDPQVTRALIAAFARRPAPPPSTALDALTVREREVLSGLAGGLSNAEIGARLAIAEATTKVHVSRVLAKLALRSRVQAAVLARELGVPPLAIHP